In Aricia agestis chromosome 14, ilAriAges1.1, whole genome shotgun sequence, one genomic interval encodes:
- the LOC121733838 gene encoding uncharacterized protein LOC121733838, with amino-acid sequence MNTTENVLPLSCSCSNCDWNLCTMKTKLSKDILICCCGENPRSKQLVYTCTTGSKKATIKPIKASETCCQPKDVKKSGYEKDDKKGGKTEKKKNLKMFEKDKIDKQEKKKSLKSEKVDCICKGTKEKHSIFGTKAKAEVKKSDLYSKIEEIYKICCCELCNCPSPPTPQEKSSSDEDERKAQKIATFQKMDFLHVPVSPMIKKKKNVHAILARCLQQTLMRLQVPRKACANVLHVSVSIVRIHV; translated from the exons ATGAACACTACGGAGAATGTTCTACCTCTTTCCTGCTCATGTTCAAACTGTGACTGGAATCTTTGCACCATGAAAACTAAATTGAGTAAAGACATCTTAATCTGTTGCTGTGGTGAAAACCCTAGATCCAAACAGCTTGTTTATACTTGCACCACTGGATCTAAAAAAGCAACTATCAAACCCATAAAAGCATCAGAAACTTGTTGTCAACCTAAAGATGTAAAAAAATCTGGTTATGAAAAAGATGATAAAAAAGGTGGAAAGACCGAAAAGAAGAAAAAtctaaaaatgtttgaaaaagaCAAGATTGATAAGCAAGAAAAGAAAAAGTCGCTCAAAAGTGAAAAAGTTGATTGTATCTGTAAGGGTACCAAAGAAAAGCACAGCATATTCGGTACCAAAGCTAAAGCCGAAGTTAAGAAAAGCGACCTATATAGTAAAATTGAGGAAATATATAAGATATGTTGCTGTGAACTATGTAACTGTCCTTCCCCGCCTACGCCACAAGAAAAATCTAGTAGTGATGAAGATGAACGTAAAGCACAAAAG ATAGCGACATTTCAGAAGATGGATTTCCTACATGTGCCTGTCAGCCCGatgataaaaaagaagaagaatgtCCATGCGATCCTGGCGAGATGCCTACAACAAACTCTGATGAGATTACAGGTACCGAGGAAGGCATGTGCGAATGTACTACATGTGAGTGTATCGATTGTTCGAATTCACGTATAA
- the LOC121733774 gene encoding myosin heavy chain, skeletal muscle, adult-like isoform X3 has translation MSHAPECLKERFKAADELVQELNESKCINENCSIEEPGVKLMCQLWNILKDNPNLNLTEAVKEQTKKLQKHNLSIPLNVTNLNLACLSAGSSDTITEVCSCSSDTNSNSTPCCSHKVPREPPGPDAPPLTKAIYNINEAASIGKKCGEEIKTLMSIQQELENEVKTLEEKDREVVETLKQTECMWMCMEEAYKKKIDEALAKQEKLMKELKEAEASKAKWKKNLKDLELEVNNVDNCHKEMQEKTKQKTNDLKSVETEVKNLNKHIADTKKDLESTKKMADNKKKSSDKKLTSMAAELKKLEKTLEDERKKKRDKELEGNRSLKVARDELQDLTKVLMKKKLENGDLAQEKQILVGELELLKQMASDCFNKRSDRVKSIDDEIARVDEEIAEIRTKSKKRHECTHTLDIKAYCMECPRCILDCPMDSCSSDKLDCVCMYVKEKFMSNVLENICTVLKKHSQTESGIAIAESVINSLKQSRTGKLDSEIKRKLQDFIISAMKKNINDSIVDGAVKTRCELDDKTYYQLMRCLKEIQVELLPVSDVDNKVCCPRFNKQCNCPVGKEGCVCDSVYPDRQHEENTQKYYDNKSKTKEHSSNADNEVVLWKTEPCDGGSCKTVSSVRAVQCGLGPEVLTRDSITQPRGCDDCHVYSNVSSEPTAILSSSYKGLKYQPRDQIIEEVLGSY, from the exons ATGTCACACGCCCCAGAATGTCTGAAAGAACGCTTCAAGGCCGCCGATGAGCTAGTGCAGGAGCTGAACGAATCTAAATGTATCAACGAGAACTGTTCCATTGAAGAACCGGGAGTGAAGCTCATGTGCCAACTCTGGAACATTCTCAAGGACAACCCCAATTTGAATTTAACG gaaGCAGTCAAAGAGCAGACGAAGAAACTTCAGAAGCACAATCTGAGTATTCCGCTAAACGTCACCAACTTGAACTTGGCTTGTTTAAGTGCTGGCTCaag CGACACAATCACCGAAGTATGTTCTTGCAGCAGTGATACAAACTCCAACAGCACACCATGCTGCTCTCACAAGGTGCCCCGTGAACCACCTGGCCCGGACGCACCCCCTCTTACTAAagctatttacaatataaatgag GCAGCATCAATAGGCAAAAAATGTGGTGAAGAAATCAAAACCCTAATGTCAATACAGCAAGAATTAGAAAATGAAGTAAAAACTTTGGAAGAAAAAGACAGAGAAGTTGTAGAAACACTTAAACAAACCGAATGCATGTGGATGTGTATGGAAGAAGCATACAAAAAGAAAATCGATGAAGCATTAGCTAAGCAGGAAAAGCTAATGAAAGAA TTGAAAGAAGCAGAGGCAAGTAAAGCAAAATGGAAGAAAAACCTTAAAGACCTTGAGCTTGAAGTCAATAATGTAGACAACTGTCATAAAGAAATGCAAGAAAAGACCAAGCAAAAAACCAACGATCTAAAGAGTGTAGAAACTGAAGTAAAAAATCTGAACAAACACATTGCTGACACTAAGAAAGATTTGGAGTCAACGAAAAAAATGGCtgataataaaaagaaatcctCTGAT aaaaaactaacttcAATGGCCGCAGAATTGAAAAAGCTAGAAAAAACTCTTGAAGATGAGCGAAAAAAGAAACGTGACAAAGAATTGGAAGGAAATAGATCGTTAAAAGTAGCAAGAGATGAACTGCAAGATCTCacgaaagttttaatgaaaaagaAATTAGAAAATGGAGACTTAGCTCAAGAG AAACAAATTCTAGTAGGGGAGTTGGAATTGTTAAAACAAATGGCATCAGACTGCTTCAATAAACGCAGCGATAGAGTAAAGTCTATTGATGATGAAATAGCACGCGTAGACGAAGAAATTGCAGAAATACGAACTAAAAGTAAGAAACGCCACGAATGCACCCATACTTTGGACATCAAAGCTTATTGTATGGAATGCCCAAGATGTATCCTAGACTGTCCAATGGATAGTTGTAGTTCAGATAAATTGGATTGTGTTTGCATGTATGTCAAGGAGAAGTTTATGAGTAATGTCCTGGAAAATATCTGTACGGTTCTAAAGAAACATTCGCAAACTGAGTCAGGCATAGCAATAGCTGAATCTGTGATAAACAGTCTAAAGCAAAGTAGGACTGGCAAATTAGACAGTGAGATAAAAAGGAAATTGCAAGATTTCATTATAAGTGCCATGAAGAAGAATATAAATGATTCCATCGTTGATGGCGCAGTTAAAACTAGATGCGAG CTGGATGACAAAACTTACTATCAGCTAATGAGGTGTTTGAAGGAGATCCAAGTCGAATTATTGCCTGTGTCTGATGTTGATAATAAG GTCTGTTGTCCTCGTTTCAACAAGCAATGCAACTGTCCTGTTGGAAAGGAGGGCTGCGTATGTGATTCAGTATATCCTGATAGACAACATGAAGaaaatacacaaaaatattatgacaat AAATCAAAAACGAAAGAACATTCGAGCAATGCCGACAATGAAGTCGTGCTGTGGAAAACTGAGCCGTGTGATG GAGGATCATGTAAAACAGTAAGCAGCGTTCGGGCCGTCCAGTGTGGGTTAGGTCCTGAAGTTTTGACGAGGGATTCTATCACCCAGCCACGCGGCTGCGACGACTGTCATGTCTACTCG AATGTTAGCAGTGAACCAACCGCAATTCTCAGTTCATCTTATAaag GTTTAAAATATCAACCCCGTGATCAAATTATTGAGGAAGTTCTTGGGAGTTACTAA
- the LOC121733774 gene encoding reticulocyte-binding protein 2-like isoform X2: MSHAPECLKERFKAADELVQELNESKCINENCSIEEPGVKLMCQLWNILKDNPNLNLTEAVKEQTKKLQKHNLSIPLNVTNLNLACLSAGSSDTITEVCSCSSDTNSNSTPCCSHKVPREPPGPDAPPLTKAIYNINEAASIGKKCGEEIKTLMSIQQELENEVKTLEEKDREVVETLKQTECMWMCMEEAYKKKIDEALAKQEKLMKELKEAEASKAKWKKNLKDLELEVNNVDNCHKEMQEKTKQKTNDLKSVETEVKNLNKHIADTKKDLESTKKMADNKKKSSDKKLTSMAAELKKLEKTLEDERKKKRDKELEGNRSLKVARDELQDLTKVLMKKKLENGDLAQEKQILVGELELLKQMASDCFNKRSDRVKSIDDEIARVDEEIAEIRTKSKKRHECTHTLDIKAYCMECPRCILDCPMDSCSSDKLDCVCMYVKEKFMSNVLENICTVLKKHSQTESGIAIAESVINSLKQSRTGKLDSEIKRKLQDFIISAMKKNINDSIVDGAVKTRCELDDKTYYQLMRCLKEIQVELLPVSDVDNKKSKTKEHSSNADNEVVLWKTEPCDGGSCKTVSSVRAVQCGLGPEVLTRDSITQPRGCDDCHVYSNVSSEPTAILSSSYKDVRKSKTSITNKNETVGEIPSSTKKLTTCCSDFKAKNIENKSLQSLKNQSPEYLNIDSFFVIKKTNDGHYEMILNKEFENVIKKNLIEHKFDWNSSEEYLFKFKESSSGHRIIEIEPKDNHNKDERDAIIIRTSSGTLRLFSIDTHLDYQRMHPKGNYTIVTKEDFMNLLLKFQTMVNNDTKTKSIQTSMCWFKKSRSDSSVYQTTMLNLNNEQCYMEIHEIIKRTKSGNYVITVNKISCKNDKPAKKNYVQIPITYNKSVTLKHRIKVSACKCAHIIVNKNEIDEIIPKNSKFTTKYDSKENIHICRGAQSEHSIPTSKSRSKDSNIDSNCQEEKKLSEKSSYKDCCQKCSIGNPEKDNQKCGTKFTDDSCALILKKILENPVECSTKECLRCDCTDPDDECYCNCNTKNSKDHERQRRNFLLRSLENLPPQLPMFLKEFNLEMA, translated from the exons ATGTCACACGCCCCAGAATGTCTGAAAGAACGCTTCAAGGCCGCCGATGAGCTAGTGCAGGAGCTGAACGAATCTAAATGTATCAACGAGAACTGTTCCATTGAAGAACCGGGAGTGAAGCTCATGTGCCAACTCTGGAACATTCTCAAGGACAACCCCAATTTGAATTTAACG gaaGCAGTCAAAGAGCAGACGAAGAAACTTCAGAAGCACAATCTGAGTATTCCGCTAAACGTCACCAACTTGAACTTGGCTTGTTTAAGTGCTGGCTCaag CGACACAATCACCGAAGTATGTTCTTGCAGCAGTGATACAAACTCCAACAGCACACCATGCTGCTCTCACAAGGTGCCCCGTGAACCACCTGGCCCGGACGCACCCCCTCTTACTAAagctatttacaatataaatgag GCAGCATCAATAGGCAAAAAATGTGGTGAAGAAATCAAAACCCTAATGTCAATACAGCAAGAATTAGAAAATGAAGTAAAAACTTTGGAAGAAAAAGACAGAGAAGTTGTAGAAACACTTAAACAAACCGAATGCATGTGGATGTGTATGGAAGAAGCATACAAAAAGAAAATCGATGAAGCATTAGCTAAGCAGGAAAAGCTAATGAAAGAA TTGAAAGAAGCAGAGGCAAGTAAAGCAAAATGGAAGAAAAACCTTAAAGACCTTGAGCTTGAAGTCAATAATGTAGACAACTGTCATAAAGAAATGCAAGAAAAGACCAAGCAAAAAACCAACGATCTAAAGAGTGTAGAAACTGAAGTAAAAAATCTGAACAAACACATTGCTGACACTAAGAAAGATTTGGAGTCAACGAAAAAAATGGCtgataataaaaagaaatcctCTGAT aaaaaactaacttcAATGGCCGCAGAATTGAAAAAGCTAGAAAAAACTCTTGAAGATGAGCGAAAAAAGAAACGTGACAAAGAATTGGAAGGAAATAGATCGTTAAAAGTAGCAAGAGATGAACTGCAAGATCTCacgaaagttttaatgaaaaagaAATTAGAAAATGGAGACTTAGCTCAAGAG AAACAAATTCTAGTAGGGGAGTTGGAATTGTTAAAACAAATGGCATCAGACTGCTTCAATAAACGCAGCGATAGAGTAAAGTCTATTGATGATGAAATAGCACGCGTAGACGAAGAAATTGCAGAAATACGAACTAAAAGTAAGAAACGCCACGAATGCACCCATACTTTGGACATCAAAGCTTATTGTATGGAATGCCCAAGATGTATCCTAGACTGTCCAATGGATAGTTGTAGTTCAGATAAATTGGATTGTGTTTGCATGTATGTCAAGGAGAAGTTTATGAGTAATGTCCTGGAAAATATCTGTACGGTTCTAAAGAAACATTCGCAAACTGAGTCAGGCATAGCAATAGCTGAATCTGTGATAAACAGTCTAAAGCAAAGTAGGACTGGCAAATTAGACAGTGAGATAAAAAGGAAATTGCAAGATTTCATTATAAGTGCCATGAAGAAGAATATAAATGATTCCATCGTTGATGGCGCAGTTAAAACTAGATGCGAG CTGGATGACAAAACTTACTATCAGCTAATGAGGTGTTTGAAGGAGATCCAAGTCGAATTATTGCCTGTGTCTGATGTTGATAATAAG AAATCAAAAACGAAAGAACATTCGAGCAATGCCGACAATGAAGTCGTGCTGTGGAAAACTGAGCCGTGTGATG GAGGATCATGTAAAACAGTAAGCAGCGTTCGGGCCGTCCAGTGTGGGTTAGGTCCTGAAGTTTTGACGAGGGATTCTATCACCCAGCCACGCGGCTGCGACGACTGTCATGTCTACTCG AATGTTAGCAGTGAACCAACCGCAATTCTCAGTTCATCTTATAaag aTGTTCGAAAATCAAAGACTTCTATAACGAACAAGAATGAAACTGTTGGAGAAATACCTTCGAGTACAAAGAAACTCACAACTTGTTGTTCAGattttaaagcaaaaaatatagaaaataagTCTTTACAGTCGCTAAAAAATCAAAGTCCAGAATACCTAAATATTGATTCATTTTtcgtcattaaaaaaacaaacgaCGGTCATTACGAAATGATACTAAACAAAGAATTTGAAAATGTCATAAAGAAAAACTTAATTGAGCACAAATTTGATTGGAATAGCAGTGAAGAATATCTCTTTAAATTCAAGGAAAGCTCAAGTGGTCATCGCATAATTGAAATAGAACCAAAAGATAATCATAATAAAGATGAAAGAGACGCGATTATAATAAGAACCTCTTCAGGAACTTTAAGACTATTTTCGATTGATACACATTTGGATTATCAACGTATGCATCCCAAGGGCAATTACACGATTGTTACCAAAGAAGATTTTATGAATTTGCTCCTAAAATTCCAAACGATGGTGAATAATGATACAAAAACTAAAAGCATTCAAACATCTATGTGCTGGTTCAAAAAATCTAGAAGTGATTCTAGTGTTTATCAAACGACAATGTTGAATCTTAACAATGAACAGTGTTACATGGAGAttcatgaaataataaaaagaacAAAATCTGGAAATTACGTTATAACAGTGAATAAAATATCTTGCAAAAATGATAAACCAGCAAAAAAGAACTATGTCCAAATACCGATTACTTATAACAAAAGCGTAACACTTAAGCATCGAATAAAAGTATCAGCTTGCAAGTGTGCACATATTATCGTgaacaaaaatgaaattgatGAAAttattccgaaaaattcaaaattcaccACAAAATATGACTCCAAAGAAAACATTCATATTTGCAGAGGTGCGCAAAGCGAACATTCTATTCCCACATCCAAATCTCGAAGCAAAGATAGTAACATTGACAGTAATTGCCAAGAAGAGAAAAAGTTATCAGAAAAGTCTTCTTATAAAGACTGTTGTCAGAAATGTTCTATCGGAAATCCAGAAAAGGATAACCAAAAATGTGGTACAAAGTTTACTGATGATTCTTGCGCGCTTATTTTGAAAAAGATACTAGAAAATCCTGTGGAATGTTCTACAAAAGAGTGCCTAAGATGCGACTGTACAGATCCTGATGATGAATGCTATTGTAACTGTAATACAAAGAATAGTAAAGATCATGAGAGACAGCGAAGAAATTTTCTGCTAAGATCATTAGAAAATCTGCCCCCTCAACTGCCTATGTTCCTAAAAGAATTCAACTTGGAAATGGCTTAA
- the LOC121733839 gene encoding probable methylthioribulose-1-phosphate dehydratase has translation MELGPEHPRNLIPELCKQFYHLGWVTGTGGGISIKEGDKIYIAPSGVQKERMKADDLFVQTINDEDLELPPPEKRLKKSQCTPLFMLAYRERGAGSVIHTHSPHAVRCTLLWGDEFVITHQEMIKGIKDATLNRYLRYDEKLVVPIIENTPFERDLAGSLAEVLRRYPGTSAVLVRRHGVYVWGDSWQQAKTMTECYDYLFEMAVEMKKLGLDPAHNPETQNGKSS, from the exons ATGGAACTTGGACCA GAGCATCCGAGGAATCTCATACCGGAGCTGTGCAAACAGTTCTACCATCTGGGATGGGTCACAGGAACCGGCGGAGGAATCTCCATAAAGGAGGG GGACAAAATATACATAGCTCCGTCCGGTGTACAGAAGGAGAGGATGAAGGCGGATGACCTGTTTGTGCAGACAATCAATGATGAGGACTTAGAATTACCACCACCAGAGAAACG GCTAAAGAAGAGTCAGTGCACGCCCCTATTCATGCTGGCGTACCGCGAGCGCGGGGCTGGATCGGttatacacacacactcgcCGCACGCGGTGCGTTGCACGCTGCTGTGGGGAGACGAGTTTGTTATCACGCACCAGGAGATGATCAAG ggCATAAAAGACGCCACCCTCAACCGTTATCTACGCTACGACGAAAAGCTAGTAGTGCCCATTATAGAGAACACGCCATTTGAGCGAGATCTAGCGGGGAGTTTGGCGGAGGTCTTGCGCAGATATCCCGGGACTAGCGCAGTGCTGGTGCGGCGACATGGTGTGTACGTGTGGGGGGATAGCTGGCAGCAGGCTAAGACTAT GACGGAGTGCTACGACTACTTATTCGAGATGGCCGTCGAAATGAAAAAGCTGGGTTTGGACCCCGCACACAACCCTGAAACACAAAATGGAAAGAGTTCTTAA
- the LOC121733774 gene encoding uncharacterized protein LOC121733774 isoform X1, with protein sequence MSHAPECLKERFKAADELVQELNESKCINENCSIEEPGVKLMCQLWNILKDNPNLNLTEAVKEQTKKLQKHNLSIPLNVTNLNLACLSAGSSDTITEVCSCSSDTNSNSTPCCSHKVPREPPGPDAPPLTKAIYNINEAASIGKKCGEEIKTLMSIQQELENEVKTLEEKDREVVETLKQTECMWMCMEEAYKKKIDEALAKQEKLMKELKEAEASKAKWKKNLKDLELEVNNVDNCHKEMQEKTKQKTNDLKSVETEVKNLNKHIADTKKDLESTKKMADNKKKSSDKKLTSMAAELKKLEKTLEDERKKKRDKELEGNRSLKVARDELQDLTKVLMKKKLENGDLAQEKQILVGELELLKQMASDCFNKRSDRVKSIDDEIARVDEEIAEIRTKSKKRHECTHTLDIKAYCMECPRCILDCPMDSCSSDKLDCVCMYVKEKFMSNVLENICTVLKKHSQTESGIAIAESVINSLKQSRTGKLDSEIKRKLQDFIISAMKKNINDSIVDGAVKTRCELDDKTYYQLMRCLKEIQVELLPVSDVDNKVCCPRFNKQCNCPVGKEGCVCDSVYPDRQHEENTQKYYDNKSKTKEHSSNADNEVVLWKTEPCDGGSCKTVSSVRAVQCGLGPEVLTRDSITQPRGCDDCHVYSNVSSEPTAILSSSYKDVRKSKTSITNKNETVGEIPSSTKKLTTCCSDFKAKNIENKSLQSLKNQSPEYLNIDSFFVIKKTNDGHYEMILNKEFENVIKKNLIEHKFDWNSSEEYLFKFKESSSGHRIIEIEPKDNHNKDERDAIIIRTSSGTLRLFSIDTHLDYQRMHPKGNYTIVTKEDFMNLLLKFQTMVNNDTKTKSIQTSMCWFKKSRSDSSVYQTTMLNLNNEQCYMEIHEIIKRTKSGNYVITVNKISCKNDKPAKKNYVQIPITYNKSVTLKHRIKVSACKCAHIIVNKNEIDEIIPKNSKFTTKYDSKENIHICRGAQSEHSIPTSKSRSKDSNIDSNCQEEKKLSEKSSYKDCCQKCSIGNPEKDNQKCGTKFTDDSCALILKKILENPVECSTKECLRCDCTDPDDECYCNCNTKNSKDHERQRRNFLLRSLENLPPQLPMFLKEFNLEMA encoded by the exons ATGTCACACGCCCCAGAATGTCTGAAAGAACGCTTCAAGGCCGCCGATGAGCTAGTGCAGGAGCTGAACGAATCTAAATGTATCAACGAGAACTGTTCCATTGAAGAACCGGGAGTGAAGCTCATGTGCCAACTCTGGAACATTCTCAAGGACAACCCCAATTTGAATTTAACG gaaGCAGTCAAAGAGCAGACGAAGAAACTTCAGAAGCACAATCTGAGTATTCCGCTAAACGTCACCAACTTGAACTTGGCTTGTTTAAGTGCTGGCTCaag CGACACAATCACCGAAGTATGTTCTTGCAGCAGTGATACAAACTCCAACAGCACACCATGCTGCTCTCACAAGGTGCCCCGTGAACCACCTGGCCCGGACGCACCCCCTCTTACTAAagctatttacaatataaatgag GCAGCATCAATAGGCAAAAAATGTGGTGAAGAAATCAAAACCCTAATGTCAATACAGCAAGAATTAGAAAATGAAGTAAAAACTTTGGAAGAAAAAGACAGAGAAGTTGTAGAAACACTTAAACAAACCGAATGCATGTGGATGTGTATGGAAGAAGCATACAAAAAGAAAATCGATGAAGCATTAGCTAAGCAGGAAAAGCTAATGAAAGAA TTGAAAGAAGCAGAGGCAAGTAAAGCAAAATGGAAGAAAAACCTTAAAGACCTTGAGCTTGAAGTCAATAATGTAGACAACTGTCATAAAGAAATGCAAGAAAAGACCAAGCAAAAAACCAACGATCTAAAGAGTGTAGAAACTGAAGTAAAAAATCTGAACAAACACATTGCTGACACTAAGAAAGATTTGGAGTCAACGAAAAAAATGGCtgataataaaaagaaatcctCTGAT aaaaaactaacttcAATGGCCGCAGAATTGAAAAAGCTAGAAAAAACTCTTGAAGATGAGCGAAAAAAGAAACGTGACAAAGAATTGGAAGGAAATAGATCGTTAAAAGTAGCAAGAGATGAACTGCAAGATCTCacgaaagttttaatgaaaaagaAATTAGAAAATGGAGACTTAGCTCAAGAG AAACAAATTCTAGTAGGGGAGTTGGAATTGTTAAAACAAATGGCATCAGACTGCTTCAATAAACGCAGCGATAGAGTAAAGTCTATTGATGATGAAATAGCACGCGTAGACGAAGAAATTGCAGAAATACGAACTAAAAGTAAGAAACGCCACGAATGCACCCATACTTTGGACATCAAAGCTTATTGTATGGAATGCCCAAGATGTATCCTAGACTGTCCAATGGATAGTTGTAGTTCAGATAAATTGGATTGTGTTTGCATGTATGTCAAGGAGAAGTTTATGAGTAATGTCCTGGAAAATATCTGTACGGTTCTAAAGAAACATTCGCAAACTGAGTCAGGCATAGCAATAGCTGAATCTGTGATAAACAGTCTAAAGCAAAGTAGGACTGGCAAATTAGACAGTGAGATAAAAAGGAAATTGCAAGATTTCATTATAAGTGCCATGAAGAAGAATATAAATGATTCCATCGTTGATGGCGCAGTTAAAACTAGATGCGAG CTGGATGACAAAACTTACTATCAGCTAATGAGGTGTTTGAAGGAGATCCAAGTCGAATTATTGCCTGTGTCTGATGTTGATAATAAG GTCTGTTGTCCTCGTTTCAACAAGCAATGCAACTGTCCTGTTGGAAAGGAGGGCTGCGTATGTGATTCAGTATATCCTGATAGACAACATGAAGaaaatacacaaaaatattatgacaat AAATCAAAAACGAAAGAACATTCGAGCAATGCCGACAATGAAGTCGTGCTGTGGAAAACTGAGCCGTGTGATG GAGGATCATGTAAAACAGTAAGCAGCGTTCGGGCCGTCCAGTGTGGGTTAGGTCCTGAAGTTTTGACGAGGGATTCTATCACCCAGCCACGCGGCTGCGACGACTGTCATGTCTACTCG AATGTTAGCAGTGAACCAACCGCAATTCTCAGTTCATCTTATAaag aTGTTCGAAAATCAAAGACTTCTATAACGAACAAGAATGAAACTGTTGGAGAAATACCTTCGAGTACAAAGAAACTCACAACTTGTTGTTCAGattttaaagcaaaaaatatagaaaataagTCTTTACAGTCGCTAAAAAATCAAAGTCCAGAATACCTAAATATTGATTCATTTTtcgtcattaaaaaaacaaacgaCGGTCATTACGAAATGATACTAAACAAAGAATTTGAAAATGTCATAAAGAAAAACTTAATTGAGCACAAATTTGATTGGAATAGCAGTGAAGAATATCTCTTTAAATTCAAGGAAAGCTCAAGTGGTCATCGCATAATTGAAATAGAACCAAAAGATAATCATAATAAAGATGAAAGAGACGCGATTATAATAAGAACCTCTTCAGGAACTTTAAGACTATTTTCGATTGATACACATTTGGATTATCAACGTATGCATCCCAAGGGCAATTACACGATTGTTACCAAAGAAGATTTTATGAATTTGCTCCTAAAATTCCAAACGATGGTGAATAATGATACAAAAACTAAAAGCATTCAAACATCTATGTGCTGGTTCAAAAAATCTAGAAGTGATTCTAGTGTTTATCAAACGACAATGTTGAATCTTAACAATGAACAGTGTTACATGGAGAttcatgaaataataaaaagaacAAAATCTGGAAATTACGTTATAACAGTGAATAAAATATCTTGCAAAAATGATAAACCAGCAAAAAAGAACTATGTCCAAATACCGATTACTTATAACAAAAGCGTAACACTTAAGCATCGAATAAAAGTATCAGCTTGCAAGTGTGCACATATTATCGTgaacaaaaatgaaattgatGAAAttattccgaaaaattcaaaattcaccACAAAATATGACTCCAAAGAAAACATTCATATTTGCAGAGGTGCGCAAAGCGAACATTCTATTCCCACATCCAAATCTCGAAGCAAAGATAGTAACATTGACAGTAATTGCCAAGAAGAGAAAAAGTTATCAGAAAAGTCTTCTTATAAAGACTGTTGTCAGAAATGTTCTATCGGAAATCCAGAAAAGGATAACCAAAAATGTGGTACAAAGTTTACTGATGATTCTTGCGCGCTTATTTTGAAAAAGATACTAGAAAATCCTGTGGAATGTTCTACAAAAGAGTGCCTAAGATGCGACTGTACAGATCCTGATGATGAATGCTATTGTAACTGTAATACAAAGAATAGTAAAGATCATGAGAGACAGCGAAGAAATTTTCTGCTAAGATCATTAGAAAATCTGCCCCCTCAACTGCCTATGTTCCTAAAAGAATTCAACTTGGAAATGGCTTAA